The nucleotide window GAGTTCTCCAGCTCCGCGAAGTGCCAAGTCTAATTCTGCTAGCTCAAAACCACTTTTTGCTGACACAAGTGCCTTCAATCTGTCTGCGGTTTTTTGTGATTTTGCATCAGCAAATAAGTAGCAATATGCTTGATGATTTGATCTGATTACACGTCCACGCAACTGGTGAAGTTGTGCTAGTCCGAAACGTTCCGCGCCTTCTATTACGATTATGGTTGCGTTTGGTACGTTTACTCCGACTTCGACAACTGATGTCGCACAGAGAATATTGATTTCATGATTATAGAAAGATTCCATCACTTCTTCTTTTTTCTGTTTGGTCATTTTAGAATGCAGTACTCCAATTTCGTATTCTGGAAAGACTTCTTTTTTCAATCTTTTGGCTTCTTCTGTAACAGACTTTGCTATGATAGCCATTTCTTTTTCTGGGTCGGGCTCGTTGATACGTGGACAGATTATGTATACCTGTCTACCGTTTTTTAATTCTTCACGAATTTTTTCATATGAACCTTCTCTTTTGTTTGAAGGAATTATTTCAGTATGAATTGGTTTTCTGCCAAGCGGCATTTGATCAAGTACAGTTAGGTCTAAGTCTCCATATATTGTTAGGGCCAGTGTGCGCGGGATAGGCGTTGCAGTCATAGAGAGTAGGTGAGGGGCGATTACTTTACCATTCGACTCTTTGTGAGCAAGCTTACTTCTCTGTATTGTTCCAAATCTATGCTGCTCATCGATTATAACTAGAGCTAAATGTTTAAATTTTACAGATTTTTGAATTAGTGCATGTGTTCCTATAAGTATTGGGATTTCTCCATTTTCTACCCATTTCAAAAGTTGTGTTCGAGATATATTTGTCCAGTTGCCAACATTGGAGGCTACTTTGGATGGGAATTTCCTACAGCCACTTCCTGTGATCAGTCCTATGTTTATTCCAGTGTGTTCAAAAAAAGAAATAAAGTTTTCAAAAAGTTGTGTAGCAAGTATTTCAGTCGGAGCCATATATGCGACTTGTAGTGATCCAAAAGTTTGTTTTGCGGGACGATTTGTAATGATGCCGTATGCGGCACTTGCTGCTACTGCGGTTTTACCACTTCCAACATCACCCTCGAGCAGTCTAGACATGGGGTGTGTTTTTACTAAATCAGCTCGGATTCCTTCAATTGCATTTTTTTGCCCATCTGTAATTGGGAATGGGAATCTGTCTGTGAATTCTTTTAGGTCTTCTTTTTCAATTTTTATTTCGTATGAATATGAGCTCTTGAATATATGGCGTTCCTGTTGCTTCTTCAGTTGAATCAAGAAAACTTCTTCAAATGCAAAACGCTTACGCGCTGCTTCTGCGTCATTTTCATTGCGAGGTGTGTGAATCCAAATCAGTGCTGTTCCGAGTTTTGGTAAGTTGTATTTTTTTAATATATATTCTGGTATTGGGTCTGTAATAGAATTTTGGATTCCCGATTTAAATATTCTATCTATTGCGTGATATATAAACTTTGAAGTAACACCTCGGCTCTCTGGATATATAGGATATCGGATACCTGAGTTTTCTACTCCTTCTTTTACAAAAAGGGTATCGTGGATATCAATTGGTAGAGTAGGTGTTTTTTCAATTTCAGGATTGGTTATAGATAAGCCATTTTTGGTTTGGCTTATTTTACCTGTCACTTTTACACTATCACCAACTGTAAACATCTTCGCGAGATATGCCTGATTGAACCAGACTATGCTGATTGTTCCTGTCTGGTCCTCGACAGTTGCTTCGCCCATTGGGACTTTTGTGCGAAAAGATTTCTTTGTTTTTGCGCGCGTGATTGTGCCGTGAATAGTCGCGATTTCTCCTGGGTTTAAATCACGAATAAAGTGCAGTTCTGATATATCACTATAACGAGTGGGGAAGTGATATAAGAGGTCATGTATGGTGTTTATACCAAGGCGCAAGAGCGCCTTCTCTTCTGTTGTTTGTATCTTGAAATGTTTTTTTAGTGGGTCAGAGGTTTGCATCTAAGCATTGTAACTTTTTAAGGGAATAATAAAAAATCCCTCTCATTTATAGAAAGGGATTCTTAAATTTATTTTATTTATCTCCCAAGACTACAACTGTTCCGCGCATACTAGGATTTGAGTGATTGTGGTATTCATAGGTCCCACTCTCAGTGAATGTAAAAGAGTATGATTCTCCATTTTGGTAGTTTCTCCCTGCGTCAAAGTCTGAGAACTCTGTGTGCTGTGGGTGTGGATTTGATGCGACCCACATATTGAGAGAGGAGTCATTTGAGAATCTTACTGTATCTCCCATTTCTATATTTATTATATTTGGACTAAAACCAGAAGAAGTATACATTACTAAAATTTCTTCTCTTTGAGATTCTTTTGTTTCAGAAACTTTTTCGGTGTCTATATTTGGATTCTCTGTTTTTTCGACTAAAATTTCTTGTTCAGTTTCTAGTTGTGTTTCAGTATTTTTTTCTTCTCCGAATATAATAAACCCTCCGATTGCTATAAGTGCGATAAGTCCCAATATTGCTGATGTTTTACTCATTTGTTTTTTAGTTAATTTTATTAAATATAAATCAGACATTATAAAAACAGGCCTGAGCCTGTTTTTATAATCCTAATATAGATTTTATTTTATCAGACAATTCGTCTAGCGTGAAGTTTGATTTGATCATGAAATCTGTTGCACCAAGTTCACGAGCACGTGCTATGTCTTTGTCTTCTGATAGATTTGAGAAAACTATTACAGGTGTTTTTGCGAGAGCAGCATTTGAGCGTATTTTTTCTAGAACTGTGAATCCGTCCATAGTAGGAAGTACTAAGTCTAGGAGTACAAAATCAGGATTTTCACTATCTGCAATCTTCACTGCATCTTCACCTGTTGAGGCAGTAAGTACTTGAAATCCATCTTTTGATAATTTTCCTGCTGCAAGTCCTTGTAGGAATGAATCGTCTTCAATTATAAGAATTTTCTTTGGCATATAATGTATTGTACTCGTGACACCTTATCTGTGCAAGGGTAGTGAAAATGTAAAAGTAGTGCCTTCACTTTCGGTAGATTTGAAGTTTATTTTACCACCATGTTTTTCTATTATGTGCTTAGTTGTATATAAACCCAATCCTGATCCAATAGAGTCTTTGGCTTTGGCATTTGTAGCTCTATAAAATTTACCAAATATTTGTTCTTGCTCACTTACAGGTATTCCTATGCCAGTGTCTTTTACTGAAATTTCCACTTCGTTTTCATTTGCATGAATAGATATGAGCACCTTGTCTCCTGTATTGCTGTATTTAATTGCATTTTCGATTAGATTTTGAATAACAACTCTAACCTTTTCTTTGTCGCAAGTTATCTGTTTGATTGGATTTTCTGGTTTTAAGAAAATTGTCTCAATACCTTTTTTGAAAGCTTCACTAGAGAAGTCAAAAAGAGTTTCATCTATTAGTTTGACCATATCCACTTCTTCAAAATTGTAAGTCAGAGATGTTGTGTCTGCATGATTGAGTGAAAGCATTTCGTTTACAAGCGATAACATGCGTTCGTTTGAATCACTTGCACGTTTCATAAAATCTGTTTGCTCAGGAGTTAGTTCGCCAAAATCTTTGTCTAGAAACATGCGGAGTATCCACTTCACAGCGGAAAGGGTAGTTCGGAGCTGGTGCGCAGATATAGAAATCCAATTACTTTTTAGTGCATTTTGTTGCTTGAGTTCTTCGTTCTCTTTTTTAAGTTGTTCAATTTCTTCTGTTTCAGTCATGAGAGCATTATACCTTGCGAGGGTATGTAGTACAAAATTTGCGGTGTTTGTTGGACAAAGTTCGAAACTATTTCGAGCAAAATCCAAACGATTAAAACTAATATAATGGACTCGGCAGGGCGAAACAATTTGTCTGGGGGAATGGATTCGCCCTGCCTCGGCTGATTTCCCGCCCGCAGGAGGGGTCTGGGGAGGAATGCGGGCGGGTTTCGGACTGGGGGTTTTCAGAAATTTCGCCATCGGATTTCGTACCAATAAAGTTGGCACACCGCCTATGTTTTTATTCTATCAATATTTTCTACCGATAGCCAAGCCGACATCATTCCAAATCCTGCCTTGTTAATTTCAAACGGCTCAATTTCTTTCGGATTTTTCAAAAATATCAAAAGACAATAATTTTTATTTTTGAATAACTCAAAAAATTCCTTAATTTTATCTTTTTCGATTCCGTCATCATTTCCGTATTCATCTAAAATCTGACTAACTTTTTCGGGTGTTAAATCGGAAAAGGAAACCACTTTTTCTACTTCGGTCTTGATTGAAACAGGTTCACCAGAATCTTTGAAATAAACAGTATCGCCTTTTCCGATTTTTCCCCAAGGAGAGTGTTTTGATTTATACCACCGAGATTCAATTTTCTTTTGTCCCGAAAGAATTTTTTGAGTTAATCCCCATGATTTTTTCATTATTGCCACATGGTCCATATTTATTTTTTCTTTAGTTCATAATACTTGCTAATTTTCTAATAACCTTTTGTTTTCAGCCAATCAATAATTATGTTAGAAAATTTTTCTGGATTAAACAAACACCAATCATGATTACCGTCTACGAATTTTAATTCAGAATTTTCTATATTCCGATGAAAATTTTCTGCAAGATTTTTAGGAAATATTTCATCTTGTTCGCCCCACAAAATTAAGGTTTTTGCACTAACATTATGGAAATCAGGGAAGTCGGTCAATAAAAACTTTTTTACCACACTTATCGTAAATTTCCGTTCAGAAAATCTTTTGGAAACATTTTCAAAAAAGTCTCTAACAATTAGCAAAAAAGTCCCAAGATTTCTATATTTGAAAATGTCGCGGATTGTTTTTTCAATAAAATAAATATACAAAAACTTAAATTTTGAAATATTTTGTGAAAGTCCGACAGAATCAGTCAGAACCATTAACTGAATATTTTTATTGCTCGCTGATAACTGTAGAGCTACAACACCACCGAAAGAATGGCCAACAATTGCAATTTTCCCAAAGTTAAGGAAAGTTATAAATTTTTTCAAAATTTTGGAATAATCTGAAATATTGCTTGAGCATGTGGATTTTCCAAAACAAGGTAAGTCGGGAGCAATAACTAAATATTCTTTTGACAAAAAATCCAAAACTTTTTTATAAGTTAAGGCATTTACTCCACCACCATGCAAAAACAAAATCGCATTTCCCGAACCAACTTGAAAATATCTCAATTTATCATGCCCGTCTTCAAAATATTTTTCCGTATATTGCATGGTCATTTCATTAGATCATCAATTGAAACGCCCAACCCTTTGGCGATTTTTGCCATAGTTTCAATTGTCGGATTCGGTGTTGCGCCAGATTCAACTTTGATAATCACATTATAAGCAATATCAGCCAACTTCGAGAGTTTATCCTGCGAAATACCGAGTTTCTCTCTGTATTTTTTTATATTTTTTGCAATTGTTGGTAATTCTTTTGACTTCATAGTATAATTATACTAGTATAGATAGTGAGATAAGTTTTACTATTATAACTTTACCAAATAAAATGAATTTAATCAAACAAAATTTTTGGCGGTGCATTTCGCAAAGCGAAATACGAAATCCGATGGCGAAATTTCTGAAAATCCCCAGTCCGAAACCCGCCCGCATTCCTCCCCAGACCCCTCCTGCGGGCGGGAAATCAGCCGAGGCAGGGCGAATCCATTCCCCCAGACAAATTGTTTCGCCCTGCCGAGTCCATTATATTAGTTTTAATCGTTTGGATTTTGCTCGAAATAGTTTCGAACTTTGTCCAACAAACACCGCCAAAATTGAAAATCGGAATCGGAAGCCGAAATGGGGTCGGCACGAAGTGCCGACACAAATGTATTCCCCCCAAAAAATCCTGAATCTGAAAGGGTTCGCCACGCTCCGCGTGGCTCCTCGTTTGCCAATACAATTATGAATAATCAAACCAAAAAGTTTTTCATTTATACTCGCAAGTCTACGGACGACAAAGACAGACAAGTCCGCAGTATTTCTGACCAATTAGCGGAATTGAAAAGTTTAGCGTTGAAAGAACAAATTGATGTTGTTGATGTCTTTGTCGAAAAGCAGACCGCCAAAATACCAGGTCGCCCTGTGTTTAATGAAATGTTGGAAAGAATGGAAAAGGGTGAAGCGACTGGTATTTTGGCGTGGCATCCCGATAGACTTGCGAGAAACTCGGTAGACGGAGGAAAAATCATCTACCTCGTTGATACTGGAATAATTAGTGAAATGAAATTTCCAACTTTTTGGTTTGATCCGACACCGCAAGGCAAATTCATGCTTTCAATCGCTTTTTCGCAATCCAAGTATTATGTAGATAATTTGTCGGAAAATATAAAGCGAGGTCATCGCAACAAAGTGAAAGACGGAATATGGCCTCAAATGGCTCCGCTTGGATATGTGAACAAAAATAGAAAAATTATTCCCGATGAGAATATCGCACCTTTAATCAAGAAAACATTTGAGGCATATTCGTCTGGGTCTTTCACTTTGCGCCAACTCCGCGATAAGTTTAACGAACTTGGATTGAAGCGAAAAAGCGGAAAGGAACTTGCGGTGTCGAATTATCAAAAACTTTTGAAAAATCCAATTTACACAGGACTAATGTTGTATAACGGCGAGATACACGAAGGTAAACACGAACCGATTATCACAAAGAAACTTTTTGATTCCGTTCAGGAAGTGATGATGAGAAAAAGCAAACCTCATTCCAAAGGACTAAAACCATTTTTGTACAGAGGATTTTTCCGTTGCGGAGAATGTGGCTGTTTCATTACCACTGAAACACAGAAAGGTTATAACTATTTGCGATGTACGAAACGGAAAAATCCTTGCTCACAAAAATATACCCGTGAGGAAATCATCACTTCCGAAATTCAAAAGGAAATCAAAAAAGTTTCTTTGCCAGACGATTGGGCTAAATGGATGTTAGCGGAAAATGAAAAAGACAAATTGGTGGAAGCCCAATCGTCTACGCTTTTTGCCGACAAAACAAAAGCCGATATTTCTCTTTTGGATTCCAAAATTGAGAAGCTGATGAACGCTTACTTAGAGAACGCTTTATCACTTGAGGAATATCGAGAAATGAAAAACAAGCTAGTGAACGAAAAACAGCTTCTCAAAGAGAAATTATCGGCTTTTGAGCAAAAAGCGAATAATCGGTTCGAACTTACCGAAAAGTTTTTGAAATACAATATGGAATTGGCAAACGAGGGAATAAATGAAGAGAAACTTCATTTATTCAAAAAAGTCGGTTCGAACTTTATTATTGAAGCTCGAACCGTACTTTTTGAGCCACGCGGAGCGTGGCGAACCCTTTCAGATTCAGGATTTTTTGGGGGGAATACATTTGTGTCGGCACTTCGTGCCGACCCCATTTCGGCTTCCGATTCCGATTTTCAATTTTGGCGGAGGATGTGAGATTCGAACTCACGGAGCTGTTTAAGGCTCGGCAGTTTAGTAAACTGCTGGTTTCAACCACTCACCCAATCCTCCATATTTCAAATACAGAAACAGCGGAGACGGTGAGATTCGAACTCACGGGGGTTTTTACACCCCGCCTCCTTAGCAAGGAGGTACCTTAAACCACTCAGACACGTCTCCATATCGAGATGAGAATACCACAACACGGCCATTTTTTCTAGTTTTTTAGTGCGCCACCACTAGTGCGATTATGTTTCTCGCACCAGCTTCGCGTAAGACTCGGCGAGCTTCTTTTAGAGTTGCACCAGTTGTATATACATCGTCGATCAAGATTATATTTTTTCCTCTCATATCTACTCCAGACTTTATTTTGTATGCACCTTGTAGATTTCTCAATCTTTCCAATCGGTTCCTGACTTTTGCTTGAGCTTTTGTGTCGCGGATTTTTTCTAATATATCTCCACCATATAGAAACTCTTTATCCGTGAGATTTTCTATAAAAGCTCTCGCCAGGAGTGCTGATTGATTATATCCACGTATGCGTTTTCGGTTTCTTGTGATTGGTATCGGTATAATCAGAGTTTCTTTGTTTGCATTGAAAATATTCTTTTCACTCAATATGTCTATGTTGTGTTCATACAAAGATTGGCCTAATATTTTTGCAATAGGGAATCTGCCATGGTATTTGAGTAGCCACAATGCATGCTTTACCGTACTGTCTTTATATGAAAAGCATGCATGCACAAAAGAATCTGGGATTTGGTTCGGTTCGGGGATTTTTCCTAGACATTTATCACATAGTACACTCCCTGTATTTTTGCACTTTATACACTTGGTTGGGAAAATGTACTCGAGTATTGATGAGATTATATTCATAAATAAAATATGTATATATGATATAATACAATTACTGAATTTTATATATGGCAAACACATTTTCAAAAATACTAAACGACGGATTGGCGATTTTTAAGAAGACTTCCAATGAGAGTGTTGTTGGAATAGATATTGGATCTTCAGCCATAAAGGTTGTTCAATTAAAGAAGAAGGGCGCAAAAGCAGTACTAGAGACTTACGGTGCTCTTTCACTTGGCCCGTATTTGGAGGGAGGGGTTGTTGGTCAGACTACAAATCTACCTATAGAAAAAATTGCCCAAGGATTAACTGATGTTATGCGCGAAGCTGGTATTACAACAAAACAAGGTGCGGTATCCATACCTGCATCTGCCAGTTTAGTTTTTCTAATTGAATTACCTGCAGTTATAGATGAGAGTCAGTTAGCATCGATTATTCCGACTGAGGCTAGAAAATATATTCCAGTTCCAATATCCGAAGTATCACTTGATTGGTGGCCTATTCCTAAAAAAGATTCTGCTTTAGATGGTGCTGTTGGTCCAGACGGTAAACCTCTAAAAGAAGCAGCGAAGACTGAAGTTTTAGTTGCTGCAATTCACAATGACACTATACAAAAATACAGAGACATAATCGCAAAGACAAGTCTGTCAGTAGATTTTTTTGAAATAGAACTTTTTTCAAGCATACGAAGTAGTTTTGGTAGGGAGCTTTCTACTGTTTTAATAATCGATATGGGTGCTCTTAAAACTAAGTTATCTATTATAGAGTACGGTATCGTCAGAAAGTTCCATAGTATTGATCGAGGCTCTCAGGATATAACCAACGCACTGTCAAAATCTTTAGGTGTAACTTTTTTGCAAGCAGAGCAGATGAAGAGAGATTTTGGAATGCTTGGTAATCAAAAAGATCCAAGTATGCCAGAAATTATTTCATTGTCTGTAGACTATATATTGAGTGAGACAAACAGTGCAATTCTAAATTACGAAAGACAGTACGGAAAAACTATTAGTAAAGTTATTTTGACAGGTGGGGGAGTTCTATTGAAAGGTTTTAAAGAAAGAGCAACAGAACAGTTGAGATCAGAAGTTGTGATGGCTAGACCATTCGACAAAGTAGAGGCACCTGCTTTCTTGGACAATGTTCTTGAAACCGCTGGTCCGGAGTTTGCTGTCGCAGCAGGACTTGCTTTGCGACGATTGCAGGAATCTTCATAGTTTTACACATTATTTTCTATACATAGTAGCTAGTTCGTATTACAATATAACAATGTTAGAAGCTTGTGCTTCGTTTATGTAAATGGATAAAGACTTTCAAACATCTTTTATACCTAAAAAATCTCTTGCAGAAGAGCGTGTTACTACGCGTCGACCTGCAAGCCTACTTGTGTTTTTTGCAACATTAGTTTTCTTTGCATCTTTAGCTTCTGCAGCAGGCGTGTATTTTTATAGAGCGTCATTGGTAAAACAAGTAGAAGCTATGTCTAGTCAGCTTGATAAAGCTAGAGCACGTTTTGAACCATCGCTTATCACTGATCTTGAAGACTTAGATCGTAGACTATCTGCATCAGAGAGTGTCATATCAAATCATACAGTTATAAGTCCTATATTTGAGACACTTGAAACTTTGACTCTAAAAACAATTCGCTATACAAGCATGGATTATGAGATTGATAAAGAAAATGGAGGAGCTGTAAATATAAAACTCCGAGGCCAGTCTTCAAGTGGCTATACTCCTATAGCGTTACAGTCTGATATGTTCTTGCAAAACAAATACATAATAGATCCAATATTTTCAAATCTTTTAGTTGATGCAAGCGGAAAGGTGAACTTTGATTTAGAGTTTACAGTCGATCCTACATATTTGTCATACACAGAATTTGTAAATAGATCTGCAGTTTCAGACACTTCAGATATAGTTCCGGTTAGCACACAGACAACAGATACATCTGCAACAGAAGACACTACCAATAGTACCCAACTAAACCCATAAATTTATGATGAGATTTATTTTTCCAATTATTTTGTTTGTAGCCTCAATAGGATTGTTTTTGGGTGTAACAAATCCTATCTATAAAGCCACAAAAGAACTCAAAGCAGAAACAGCAACCTATGCTGAAGCTTTGGCTAATTCAAAACAATTGGAAGAGAGACGTGATGAGCTTGTGGCTAAATACAATGAATTTGCTCCAAGTGATGTTGAGAGATTGCGAAAGCTCTTGCCAGACAACGTAGACAATATACGTTTGATTTTAGAGATTGATTATATAGCTTCTAGATATGGTATGTCAGTTACAAACGTAGCTTTTGACGTAGACAACAAAGAAGCTTCAGATACAGAAAATTCAATAGCTGAAGGGGGAAGTAGTTTGAGTATGACAAATCGAGATATTGGAACATTTGATTTGAGTTTTTCTACACAAGCTTCTTATGATAATTTTCAAAAGTTTTTGATTGATTTGGAAAATAGTTTGCGTATTGTAGATATACAGGAAATTACTTTCGATTCAACAGCTTCAGAAGGCAGAGATTTTTATAAGTACAACATTAAGATTAAAACATATTGGTTAAAGAATTAGATTTATGAGCAAGATTATTAAACGTCTAATAACAGTAGCAGTATTGGTTGCCTTAATTGCAATCGGGTATTCTTTGGTTTCGAACAAGAAGCAAGACAGTCAGTCTCTATCAACTGTAGGAGCTTCTGCAGACAGTACAAATGAAACCGGAGATGAATTCTTGGCGACTCTTCTGAATCTTCAAGTATTAAAACTAGATGGTGATATCTTCAATGCAAATACATTTACAGGTTTACAAGATTTCTCAATAACTCTTGTTCAGCTTGGTAACCAGGGTCGTCCAAATCCTTTTGCTCCTATAGGATCAGACCTTTCTCCTACGAGTGTAATATCAAGTCCTAGTGTCATAACAAATACGCCTACTTCTATAACAACTACAAGCTCAGTACTTCAGGGTGCTTTGCTAGCTGGAACAGTCGCAACTGAAAGATGGTTTGAGTGGGGTCTCACAGAATCTCTGGGTGCAAGTACAACAAAATTACTAGGCAGTACTAGTCCTTATACTGCTACGGTTTCTGGTCTAACAGCAAACACAACTTACTTCTATAAGGCTGCAGCTAAAATAAACGGACAGACTGTTTACGGATCGGTTGTATCTTGGAAAACGCTCAGCACAAGTAATTAGTTGTTTGTTCAAATTTTTATATGACTTTTTTAGAACATCTTGCTGGTCAAGGTATTATTACAGACAATCAAATAAGTGAAGTAATCAGACTCGCCGAAGAGAAACATGGCGGGAATATTGACGATATGCTCGTAGAGCTTGGTTTAGATGATAAAAAACTTTTGGAACTTAAAGGTAGTTTTTTCAATGTTCCAACAAAAGATGTTGATCTAAGACAAATAACTTCTGACACATTGAAATATATTCCTGAAGATTCAGCGAAGCATTATATGTTTGTTCCTCTAGGTATAAAAGATGGAGTGCTCGAGGTTGGTATAGTGAACCCTGACAATATAGGAGCAATAGATGCTATACAATTTATAACTTCAAAGATGAATATTCCTTATAAGATATTTTTGATATCAAGTAAGGCATTTGAAGGTATTTTAAAAAATTATGAGGGCCTAACAGGAGAAGTTGATCAAGCAATATCTGAAATTGATAAAGAAATAGAGTCTGTAAATACTAGCGATATTGTAATAGAAGATAGAAATATCCAGGCTAAATTAAAACCAGGCGAAGAAGAGCGTATTGTTGAAGACGCGCCTATAATCAAAGTTGTTGCAGTTATATTGCGTCACGCAACAGAAGGAAACGCTTCTGATATTCACATAGAAAACACAGGTGACAAAGTAAAGGTACGTTTTCGTGTGGACGGAGTCTTGCATACTAGTCTTG belongs to Candidatus Nomurabacteria bacterium and includes:
- a CDS encoding ComF family protein — its product is MNIISSILEYIFPTKCIKCKNTGSVLCDKCLGKIPEPNQIPDSFVHACFSYKDSTVKHALWLLKYHGRFPIAKILGQSLYEHNIDILSEKNIFNANKETLIIPIPITRNRKRIRGYNQSALLARAFIENLTDKEFLYGGDILEKIRDTKAQAKVRNRLERLRNLQGAYKIKSGVDMRGKNIILIDDVYTTGATLKEARRVLREAGARNIIALVVAH
- the recG gene encoding ATP-dependent DNA helicase RecG; this translates as MQTSDPLKKHFKIQTTEEKALLRLGINTIHDLLYHFPTRYSDISELHFIRDLNPGEIATIHGTITRAKTKKSFRTKVPMGEATVEDQTGTISIVWFNQAYLAKMFTVGDSVKVTGKISQTKNGLSITNPEIEKTPTLPIDIHDTLFVKEGVENSGIRYPIYPESRGVTSKFIYHAIDRIFKSGIQNSITDPIPEYILKKYNLPKLGTALIWIHTPRNENDAEAARKRFAFEEVFLIQLKKQQERHIFKSSYSYEIKIEKEDLKEFTDRFPFPITDGQKNAIEGIRADLVKTHPMSRLLEGDVGSGKTAVAASAAYGIITNRPAKQTFGSLQVAYMAPTEILATQLFENFISFFEHTGINIGLITGSGCRKFPSKVASNVGNWTNISRTQLLKWVENGEIPILIGTHALIQKSVKFKHLALVIIDEQHRFGTIQRSKLAHKESNGKVIAPHLLSMTATPIPRTLALTIYGDLDLTVLDQMPLGRKPIHTEIIPSNKREGSYEKIREELKNGRQVYIICPRINEPDPEKEMAIIAKSVTEEAKRLKKEVFPEYEIGVLHSKMTKQKKEEVMESFYNHEINILCATSVVEVGVNVPNATIIVIEGAERFGLAQLHQLRGRVIRSNHQAYCYLFADAKSQKTADRLKALVSAKSGFELAELDLALRGAGELGGGKQWGITDLGMEAIRNIKMVEAARNEARTLIEKDCALGDYPILVEAIRERYNDMHFE
- a CDS encoding helix-turn-helix transcriptional regulator, yielding MKSKELPTIAKNIKKYREKLGISQDKLSKLADIAYNVIIKVESGATPNPTIETMAKIAKGLGVSIDDLMK
- a CDS encoding alpha/beta hydrolase, whose amino-acid sequence is MTMQYTEKYFEDGHDKLRYFQVGSGNAILFLHGGGVNALTYKKVLDFLSKEYLVIAPDLPCFGKSTCSSNISDYSKILKKFITFLNFGKIAIVGHSFGGVVALQLSASNKNIQLMVLTDSVGLSQNISKFKFLYIYFIEKTIRDIFKYRNLGTFLLIVRDFFENVSKRFSERKFTISVVKKFLLTDFPDFHNVSAKTLILWGEQDEIFPKNLAENFHRNIENSELKFVDGNHDWCLFNPEKFSNIIIDWLKTKGY
- a CDS encoding cupredoxin domain-containing protein codes for the protein MSKTSAILGLIALIAIGGFIIFGEEKNTETQLETEQEILVEKTENPNIDTEKVSETKESQREEILVMYTSSGFSPNIINIEMGDTVRFSNDSSLNMWVASNPHPQHTEFSDFDAGRNYQNGESYSFTFTESGTYEYHNHSNPSMRGTVVVLGDK
- a CDS encoding ASCH domain-containing protein, with protein sequence MDHVAIMKKSWGLTQKILSGQKKIESRWYKSKHSPWGKIGKGDTVYFKDSGEPVSIKTEVEKVVSFSDLTPEKVSQILDEYGNDDGIEKDKIKEFFELFKNKNYCLLIFLKNPKEIEPFEINKAGFGMMSAWLSVENIDRIKT
- a CDS encoding HAMP domain-containing histidine kinase, translating into MTETEEIEQLKKENEELKQQNALKSNWISISAHQLRTTLSAVKWILRMFLDKDFGELTPEQTDFMKRASDSNERMLSLVNEMLSLNHADTTSLTYNFEEVDMVKLIDETLFDFSSEAFKKGIETIFLKPENPIKQITCDKEKVRVVIQNLIENAIKYSNTGDKVLISIHANENEVEISVKDTGIGIPVSEQEQIFGKFYRATNAKAKDSIGSGLGLYTTKHIIEKHGGKINFKSTESEGTTFTFSLPLHR
- a CDS encoding recombinase family protein is translated as MGSARSADTNVFPPKNPESERVRHAPRGSSFANTIMNNQTKKFFIYTRKSTDDKDRQVRSISDQLAELKSLALKEQIDVVDVFVEKQTAKIPGRPVFNEMLERMEKGEATGILAWHPDRLARNSVDGGKIIYLVDTGIISEMKFPTFWFDPTPQGKFMLSIAFSQSKYYVDNLSENIKRGHRNKVKDGIWPQMAPLGYVNKNRKIIPDENIAPLIKKTFEAYSSGSFTLRQLRDKFNELGLKRKSGKELAVSNYQKLLKNPIYTGLMLYNGEIHEGKHEPIITKKLFDSVQEVMMRKSKPHSKGLKPFLYRGFFRCGECGCFITTETQKGYNYLRCTKRKNPCSQKYTREEIITSEIQKEIKKVSLPDDWAKWMLAENEKDKLVEAQSSTLFADKTKADISLLDSKIEKLMNAYLENALSLEEYREMKNKLVNEKQLLKEKLSAFEQKANNRFELTEKFLKYNMELANEGINEEKLHLFKKVGSNFIIEARTVLFEPRGAWRTLSDSGFFGGNTFVSALRADPISASDSDFQFWRRM
- a CDS encoding response regulator translates to MPKKILIIEDDSFLQGLAAGKLSKDGFQVLTASTGEDAVKIADSENPDFVLLDLVLPTMDGFTVLEKIRSNAALAKTPVIVFSNLSEDKDIARARELGATDFMIKSNFTLDELSDKIKSILGL
- the pilM gene encoding type IV pilus assembly protein PilM gives rise to the protein MANTFSKILNDGLAIFKKTSNESVVGIDIGSSAIKVVQLKKKGAKAVLETYGALSLGPYLEGGVVGQTTNLPIEKIAQGLTDVMREAGITTKQGAVSIPASASLVFLIELPAVIDESQLASIIPTEARKYIPVPISEVSLDWWPIPKKDSALDGAVGPDGKPLKEAAKTEVLVAAIHNDTIQKYRDIIAKTSLSVDFFEIELFSSIRSSFGRELSTVLIIDMGALKTKLSIIEYGIVRKFHSIDRGSQDITNALSKSLGVTFLQAEQMKRDFGMLGNQKDPSMPEIISLSVDYILSETNSAILNYERQYGKTISKVILTGGGVLLKGFKERATEQLRSEVVMARPFDKVEAPAFLDNVLETAGPEFAVAAGLALRRLQESS